Proteins encoded within one genomic window of Anaerolineae bacterium:
- a CDS encoding sulfatase-like hydrolase/transferase translates to MPHRPNVLLICTDHWAGSHLGIEGHLSLLTPTLDQLARNGVLFSQAYSECPVCIPARRTLMTGTTPRTHGDRVYTDRMLMPDVPTLAQTFRDAGYQAYASGKMHVYPQRNRIGFDDVMLGEEGRVQFGVVDDYELFLGDQGYAGQQFAHGMCNNEYLWRPWHLPEYCHVTNWTTREMVRFIKRRDPTRPSLWYLSYCHPHPPLAPLQAYLEIYRDVEIDMPFAGEWAQNEATLPPALREFREQWSRLSEAEIRGARRAFYALCTHIDHQIRVVIGAIREEGLLDNTIIMFTSDHGDLLGTHGLWQKRWFYEDSARVPMILLGTAGDERVGHHRVDNRLVGLQDVMPTLLDLAGLPIPDTVEGISMVGEQRRDYLFGEISNGARATRMVRDRRYKLIYYPLGNVTQLFDMENDPKELHDLSQSPEHQDIKERLTAALIQELHDGDEAWVQEGKLVGVPARPFAPGPNRGLSGQRGLHWPIAPSVGEFEDVGR, encoded by the coding sequence ATGCCGCACCGACCGAACGTACTGCTGATCTGCACCGACCATTGGGCAGGTTCGCACCTGGGCATCGAGGGCCATCTCTCGCTCCTCACACCCACCCTCGATCAGCTGGCCCGCAATGGCGTCCTCTTCTCCCAGGCTTACTCCGAGTGCCCGGTGTGCATCCCTGCCCGCCGCACCCTCATGACCGGCACCACCCCTCGCACCCACGGCGACCGGGTCTACACCGACCGGATGCTCATGCCCGACGTCCCCACGCTGGCCCAGACCTTCCGCGACGCCGGGTACCAGGCCTACGCCTCGGGCAAAATGCATGTCTACCCTCAGCGGAACCGCATCGGCTTCGACGACGTGATGCTGGGCGAGGAGGGCCGGGTTCAGTTCGGCGTGGTGGACGACTACGAGCTCTTCCTGGGAGACCAGGGATACGCCGGCCAGCAGTTCGCCCACGGCATGTGCAACAACGAGTACCTGTGGCGCCCCTGGCATCTGCCCGAGTACTGCCACGTCACTAACTGGACCACCCGGGAGATGGTGCGCTTCATCAAGCGACGCGATCCCACCCGTCCTAGCCTGTGGTACCTATCCTACTGCCACCCCCATCCGCCCTTGGCTCCCCTCCAGGCCTACCTGGAGATCTACCGCGATGTGGAGATAGACATGCCTTTCGCGGGCGAGTGGGCCCAGAACGAGGCCACTCTGCCGCCAGCGCTGCGGGAGTTCCGCGAGCAGTGGAGCCGTCTGAGCGAGGCCGAGATTCGAGGAGCCAGGCGAGCCTTCTACGCCCTCTGCACCCACATTGACCACCAGATCCGGGTGGTCATCGGGGCCATCAGGGAGGAAGGACTGCTGGACAACACCATCATTATGTTCACTTCGGACCACGGGGACCTGCTGGGTACCCACGGGCTCTGGCAGAAGCGCTGGTTCTACGAGGACTCCGCCCGCGTGCCCATGATCCTGTTGGGCACGGCCGGGGACGAGCGCGTGGGTCATCACCGGGTGGACAATCGGCTGGTGGGTCTGCAGGACGTCATGCCCACGCTTCTGGACCTTGCCGGGCTGCCCATCCCCGACACCGTCGAGGGCATCTCTATGGTGGGTGAGCAGAGACGGGACTACCTCTTTGGGGAGATCTCCAATGGAGCCCGCGCCACCCGCATGGTCCGCGATCGGCGCTACAAGCTGATATACTACCCCCTGGGCAACGTTACCCAGCTGTTCGACATGGAGAACGACCCCAAGGAGCTGCACGACCTCAGCCAATCGCCCGAGCACCAGGACATCAAGGAGCGGCTGACGGCCGCGCTCATCCAAGAACTCCACGACGGCGACGAGGCCTGGGTGCAGGAAGGCAAGCTAGTAGGGGTCCCGGCCCGCCCCTTCGCGCCCGGCCCCAACCGCGGCCTCTCCGGCCAGCGCGGTCTGCACTGGCCCATAGCCCCCTCGGTGGGTGAGTTCGAGGACGTGGGAAGGTAG
- a CDS encoding phage holin family protein: MRFLTRLVITAVALWVAVQIVPGISYENGVLGMLGMAFIFGLVNALIRPIVAALTCPLVALTLGLFTLVINALMLWLASAIGGSLGIDFAVQGFWAALLGSIVVSIVSVLLSIFVKDES; the protein is encoded by the coding sequence ATGAGGTTTCTCACTCGCCTGGTCATCACTGCCGTAGCCCTCTGGGTGGCAGTCCAAATCGTGCCCGGCATCAGCTACGAGAATGGGGTTCTAGGTATGCTGGGAATGGCGTTCATCTTTGGCCTGGTGAATGCCCTCATCCGTCCCATCGTCGCCGCCCTCACCTGCCCTCTGGTAGCCCTCACCCTGGGCCTGTTCACGCTGGTGATCAACGCCCTCATGCTCTGGCTGGCCAGCGCCATCGGCGGCAGCCTGGGCATTGACTTCGCCGTGCAGGGCTTCTGGGCCGCCCTGCTGGGCAGCATCGTCGTCAGCATCGTCAGCGTCCTCCTGTCCATCTTCGTGAAGGACGAGAGCTAG
- a CDS encoding Gfo/Idh/MocA family oxidoreductase has translation MDKVRFAFVGFRHGHIFSLYDLARSREDVEVVAACEEDEATRSGLAQSGRVQITHSSYRELLDSVACDVIAVGDYYGKRGGIIIEALRRGKHAIADKPICTSLGELNEIERLAKAGRLAVGCQLDMRNGGTMLETRRLVRAGEIGEVHVIVVTGQHPLLYGTRPGWYFEPGKHGGTINDIGIHAVDAIPWITGETFVRLEAARAWNARLPQEPSFQDAGQFMATLSNGCGVLCDVSYLSPDKMGYRMPQYWRMMLSGSKGLLEAIPTANQVIVYRSDAEEPEVIATGVGNRGGYLESFLREVRGDTAGVDLSSAEVLAASRVALTIQQAADQGQTQVKLS, from the coding sequence ATGGACAAAGTGCGGTTCGCATTCGTCGGGTTTCGCCACGGGCACATCTTCAGTCTCTATGACCTAGCCCGGAGTCGGGAGGACGTCGAGGTGGTGGCCGCCTGCGAAGAGGACGAGGCTACCCGCTCCGGGCTGGCCCAATCCGGCCGGGTGCAGATCACCCACTCTTCGTACCGGGAGCTGCTCGACTCCGTCGCCTGCGACGTGATTGCGGTGGGAGACTACTACGGCAAGCGGGGCGGCATCATCATCGAGGCCTTGCGCCGCGGCAAGCACGCCATCGCCGACAAGCCCATCTGCACCTCTCTGGGGGAACTGAACGAGATCGAGCGGCTGGCGAAGGCCGGGAGGCTGGCGGTGGGCTGCCAGTTGGACATGCGCAACGGCGGCACCATGCTGGAGACGCGGAGGTTGGTGCGGGCCGGCGAGATCGGCGAGGTGCACGTGATCGTGGTCACCGGTCAGCACCCTCTGCTCTATGGCACTCGGCCGGGCTGGTACTTCGAGCCCGGCAAGCACGGTGGCACCATCAATGACATCGGCATCCACGCCGTTGACGCCATCCCCTGGATCACGGGGGAGACCTTCGTCCGGCTGGAGGCGGCTCGAGCCTGGAACGCCCGCCTGCCTCAGGAACCCAGCTTCCAGGACGCGGGGCAGTTCATGGCTACGCTCAGCAACGGCTGTGGGGTGCTGTGTGACGTCTCCTATCTCTCGCCCGACAAGATGGGATACCGGATGCCTCAGTACTGGCGCATGATGTTATCGGGGTCGAAGGGGCTGCTCGAGGCCATCCCCACCGCCAACCAGGTGATCGTGTACCGCAGTGACGCCGAGGAACCGGAGGTGATCGCCACCGGAGTGGGCAACCGTGGGGGCTACCTGGAATCGTTCCTAAGGGAAGTCCGGGGCGATACTGCTGGCGTTGACCTCAGCTCGGCGGAAGTGCTCGCCGCCAGCCGCGTCGCCCTCACCATTCAGCAGGCGGCCGATCAGGGTCAGACGCAGGTGAAGCTGTCGTAG